One Campylobacterota bacterium DNA segment encodes these proteins:
- the pyrH gene encoding UMP kinase, translating to MGYKRVLVKFSGEALAGENGHGIDTKILKFIATEIKTLVDAGIEVGIVIGAGNIIRGVTAAADGIIRRTSGDYMGMLGTVINAIAMQEACEHEGMHVRVQSAIKMEQIAEAFIVRRATRHLERGRVVIFAAGTGNPFFTTDTAATLRAIEIGAEVIIKATKVDGVYNKDPKKYDDAVKLPTLGYDEALQDHIKVMDDTSIALAKENRLPIIVCDMFTPGNLLEIIQGNFDRCSIVK from the coding sequence ATGGGTTACAAGCGTGTTTTGGTAAAGTTCTCGGGTGAGGCTTTGGCAGGTGAAAACGGCCATGGAATCGATACGAAAATCCTCAAATTCATCGCTACGGAGATCAAAACCCTCGTCGATGCGGGGATCGAAGTAGGAATCGTCATCGGTGCGGGGAACATCATCCGGGGTGTTACCGCCGCCGCCGACGGGATTATCCGCCGCACCTCCGGAGATTACATGGGGATGCTGGGGACCGTCATCAACGCCATCGCGATGCAGGAAGCCTGCGAGCATGAAGGGATGCACGTACGGGTTCAGAGCGCCATCAAAATGGAACAGATCGCCGAGGCGTTTATCGTCCGTCGCGCGACCCGCCACCTCGAACGCGGCCGCGTAGTCATCTTCGCCGCGGGGACGGGGAACCCGTTCTTTACAACCGATACCGCCGCGACGCTCCGCGCGATCGAGATCGGCGCCGAAGTGATCATCAAGGCGACGAAAGTCGACGGCGTTTACAACAAAGACCCGAAAAAATACGATGATGCGGTCAAGCTCCCGACGCTGGGGTATGACGAAGCGCTTCAGGATCACATCAAAGTGATGGACGATACCTCGATCGCGCTGGCCAAAGAGAACCGTCTCCCGATCATCGTATGCGACATGTTCACCCCGGGGAACCTGCTGGAGATCATCCAGGGAAATTTCGATCGCTGTTCGATCGTCAAATAA
- a CDS encoding DNA-directed RNA polymerase subunit omega, with translation MRLEQLTAKALETANIDRYQLALAVAKRSEELQNGAVSKLNVDAKKSKPADIALMEIAEGLISVKGFIDRN, from the coding sequence ATGAGACTTGAACAACTTACCGCGAAAGCGCTGGAAACAGCGAACATCGACCGTTATCAGCTGGCCCTGGCCGTCGCCAAACGTTCCGAAGAACTTCAAAACGGCGCCGTATCGAAACTCAACGTCGATGCGAAAAAAAGCAAACCTGCCGACATCGCTTTGATGGAGATCGCCGAAGGGCTGATCAGCGTCAAAGGTTTTATCGACCGTAACTGA
- a CDS encoding RelA/SpoT family protein — protein sequence MNTIDIETITRINDVEAAVEHLYSLIPPTKRISAALEYAREAHRNQVRKSGEPYIVHPVLVASIVAAITGDEAMVIAALLHDVVEDTHITSEDVERDYGEDVANLVEGLTKIDTIRDAQLIPSNSDEKLVVSALSFRKMLIASIEDVRVLVVKLCDRLHNMLTLGALSPAKQHRIAEETLVVYAPIANRLGISFLKNQLEDLSFQYLFKEEKEAIDLYLEENYRSINSRLSIFCEKLTKMMLENGFNEEDFQILSRVKHDYSIYLKMQRKGISIDEILDLLAVRILVKKPIDCYRVFGLVHLNFQPLSSRFKDYISIPKENGYQTLHTTVFHDSAIFEVQIRTYEMHKTAELGVAAHWKYKNGGNNPISLEWLHNLQYQNESVEAFYELIKNDLFSDDISVFSPKGKSFTLPRGAVALDFAYAVHTEVGDTAEGCYINKEKASLLTELHNGDIVKITTAPKKILRCSWLDAVKTSRAKASMRANCNQRIRMIDAQSGINIITTILGISRERAEALFEQTHLDDQRHRIPRELDLLKETVNRFSGEMRGTSRISFWSRSRVKPKLYEFPSLEVYASRSVGDVVFDYCCHPKTGDEIVAFLQDGKAHVHHKMCKHAASMMEKHEPMVFVRWKQQHYFRYHLIISMQSAQGSLADLLTYMAKMGADINSIELGKERTEHTQYCEMEFQTLEADINRLRSKLEKKGKIIQFFRTDDAYRSQG from the coding sequence TTGAACACCATCGATATCGAGACCATTACCCGGATCAATGATGTAGAGGCTGCCGTAGAGCACCTCTATTCGCTCATCCCTCCCACCAAACGCATATCTGCCGCCCTCGAGTACGCCCGCGAAGCCCACCGGAATCAGGTCCGCAAAAGCGGGGAACCCTATATTGTCCATCCCGTCCTCGTCGCCTCGATCGTCGCGGCGATCACGGGGGACGAAGCGATGGTGATCGCCGCGCTCCTGCACGACGTCGTCGAAGACACCCACATTACAAGCGAAGACGTCGAGCGCGATTACGGTGAAGACGTCGCCAACCTGGTTGAAGGGCTTACCAAAATCGATACGATCCGCGACGCCCAGCTGATCCCTTCGAATTCGGACGAAAAACTGGTTGTCTCCGCGCTGTCGTTTCGGAAAATGCTGATCGCCTCCATCGAAGACGTCCGTGTCCTCGTCGTCAAACTGTGTGACCGCCTTCACAACATGCTTACCCTTGGGGCCCTCAGCCCCGCCAAACAGCACCGTATCGCCGAAGAGACGCTGGTCGTTTACGCCCCTATCGCAAACCGCCTGGGGATCTCGTTTCTTAAAAACCAGCTCGAAGATCTCAGTTTTCAGTACCTTTTTAAAGAAGAGAAAGAGGCGATTGACCTTTATCTCGAAGAAAACTACCGCTCGATCAACTCCCGTCTGAGTATTTTTTGCGAAAAACTGACCAAGATGATGCTCGAAAACGGCTTCAATGAAGAGGATTTTCAAATCCTCAGCCGGGTTAAGCACGACTACTCCATTTACCTCAAAATGCAGCGTAAGGGGATCAGCATCGATGAGATTCTCGACCTTTTGGCCGTTCGGATCCTGGTAAAAAAACCGATCGACTGCTATCGCGTTTTCGGGCTGGTCCATTTGAACTTTCAGCCGCTTAGCTCGCGCTTCAAGGATTACATTTCGATCCCCAAGGAAAACGGCTACCAAACGCTGCACACGACAGTTTTCCACGACAGCGCTATTTTCGAGGTGCAGATCCGCACCTACGAGATGCACAAAACGGCGGAGCTTGGAGTCGCGGCCCACTGGAAATACAAAAACGGGGGCAACAACCCCATCAGCCTTGAATGGCTCCACAATCTCCAGTACCAGAACGAATCGGTCGAAGCGTTTTACGAGCTGATCAAAAACGACCTTTTCAGCGACGACATCAGCGTCTTTTCGCCCAAAGGGAAATCGTTTACCCTTCCGCGCGGAGCGGTTGCTCTTGATTTCGCCTACGCGGTTCACACCGAAGTGGGGGATACGGCGGAAGGGTGCTACATCAACAAGGAAAAAGCGAGCCTTCTGACCGAATTGCACAACGGCGATATCGTCAAGATTACCACTGCGCCGAAAAAGATCCTCCGTTGCAGCTGGCTGGATGCGGTTAAGACGTCGCGTGCCAAGGCCAGCATGCGGGCTAACTGCAACCAGCGGATCCGGATGATCGATGCCCAGAGCGGCATCAATATTATCACCACCATTCTGGGTATTTCGCGGGAAAGGGCCGAAGCGCTGTTCGAGCAGACCCATCTCGACGATCAGCGTCACCGTATCCCCAGGGAACTCGACCTTCTCAAAGAGACGGTCAACCGTTTCTCTGGCGAGATGCGGGGAACGAGCCGTATCAGTTTCTGGAGCCGCAGCCGCGTGAAACCCAAACTCTATGAATTCCCCTCGCTCGAAGTGTATGCGAGCCGGAGCGTGGGAGACGTCGTATTCGACTACTGCTGTCATCCCAAAACGGGGGATGAAATTGTCGCGTTTCTCCAAGACGGCAAAGCCCACGTTCATCACAAAATGTGCAAACACGCCGCATCGATGATGGAAAAGCACGAACCGATGGTGTTCGTACGGTGGAAACAGCAGCACTATTTCCGCTACCATCTTATCATCAGTATGCAAAGCGCCCAGGGGTCGCTCGCCGACCTGCTTACTTACATGGCGAAAATGGGTGCCGACATCAACTCCATCGAGCTTGGAAAAGAGCGGACCGAACACACCCAGTACTGCGAAATGGAGTTTCAAACCCTCGAAGCCGACATCAACCGTCTTCGTTCAAAACTCGAGAAAAAAGGGAAAATCATACAATTTTTTCGGACCGACGACGCGTACCGAAGCCAAGGATAA
- the tyrS gene encoding tyrosine--tRNA ligase, with amino-acid sequence MINEALREIRRGTAEIIDDERIVALVKNYFEKGETYTVKAGFDPTAPDLHLGHTVLLQKLAIFQKYGARVQFLIGDFTAQIGDPTGKSETRKKLLPAQVQENAQTYKNQVFKILDPEKTTVVFNADWLNALGAAGMLELTTTYNVARMLERDDFDKRHKAGISISISEFLYPLLQGYDSVHLRSDIEIGGTDQKFNLLMGRHLQRVYETGKEQAVLMMPILEGLDGVQKMSKSLGNYIAVADAPGDMYGKVLSISDTLMWRYYELLSSKTLDEIDTLKKGVEEGTLHPKKVKEALAIEITARFHSSDAAEAAHAEFERVHAQSEIPSDMEEFTVSGPLWIAKALVDCGLSPSTSQARREIKQGSVKIDQNKLSDEQYQLEEGEYVLQVGKRKFARLKVIK; translated from the coding sequence ATGATCAACGAAGCATTACGAGAAATCAGACGCGGCACCGCCGAAATCATCGACGACGAACGTATCGTCGCCCTTGTGAAAAACTACTTTGAAAAAGGGGAAACGTACACCGTGAAAGCGGGGTTCGACCCGACCGCCCCCGATTTGCACCTGGGACACACGGTATTGCTGCAAAAGCTGGCAATTTTTCAGAAATACGGCGCGCGCGTACAGTTTCTGATCGGAGATTTCACCGCCCAGATCGGGGACCCGACCGGCAAAAGTGAAACCCGCAAAAAACTCCTCCCCGCGCAGGTACAGGAAAACGCCCAGACGTACAAAAACCAGGTTTTCAAGATCCTTGATCCGGAAAAAACGACCGTCGTTTTCAACGCCGACTGGCTTAACGCTCTCGGCGCGGCAGGGATGCTCGAACTCACTACCACCTACAACGTCGCACGGATGCTCGAACGCGACGATTTCGACAAACGTCACAAAGCGGGGATCTCCATTTCGATCAGCGAATTCCTCTACCCGCTGCTGCAGGGATACGACAGCGTCCACCTGCGCAGCGATATCGAGATCGGCGGGACGGATCAGAAATTCAACCTCCTGATGGGGCGGCACCTGCAGCGCGTCTACGAAACGGGCAAAGAGCAGGCGGTATTGATGATGCCGATCCTCGAGGGGCTTGACGGCGTCCAGAAAATGTCTAAAAGCCTCGGCAATTACATTGCGGTCGCCGATGCGCCGGGTGACATGTACGGCAAGGTACTCAGTATCAGCGATACACTGATGTGGCGTTATTACGAGCTGCTCAGCTCCAAAACGCTTGACGAGATCGACACCCTCAAAAAAGGGGTGGAGGAAGGGACGCTGCATCCCAAAAAGGTCAAAGAGGCCCTTGCGATCGAAATTACGGCCCGCTTCCATTCGAGCGACGCGGCCGAAGCGGCGCACGCCGAATTTGAACGGGTTCACGCCCAGAGCGAAATCCCCAGCGATATGGAAGAGTTTACCGTCTCCGGACCGCTTTGGATCGCCAAGGCGCTGGTCGACTGCGGCTTAAGCCCATCTACTTCGCAGGCACGGCGGGAGATTAAGCAAGGCTCTGTTAAAATCGATCAAAACAAACTAAGCGATGAGCAATACCAGCTGGAAGAGGGCGAATACGTTCTTCAGGTCGGTAAACGTAAATTTGCGCGATTAAAGGTTATCAAATGA
- a CDS encoding nitronate monooxygenase, protein MSLPPLTIGKYTIPKPIVQGGMGVGISWDRLAGTVSAEGGLGVISAVGTGYYGDKAYADKLVAGRPLDAENFYSKKGLAAIVENARKICGDAPLAANILYAINDYGRVVRDACEAGIDIIITGAGLPTNMPEFTADFPDVALVPIVSSPKALSIICKRWEKRYNRLPDAVVLEGPKSGGHQGFTYEQCFMDEYQLENLVAPVVEEAAAWGNIPVIAAGGIWDKNDIDAMMALGASGVQMGTRFIGTHECDAHENFKKVLLNAKEEDITLMKSPVGYPARGVRTNLRDLIDTRTGPSIKCISNCVAPCNRGVEAKEVGFCIADRLSDAYFGDLELGLYFSGTNGYRIDEIISVKELMDKLTHGE, encoded by the coding sequence ATGAGTCTTCCGCCACTTACAATCGGGAAATATACGATCCCAAAACCCATTGTACAGGGCGGCATGGGCGTCGGTATCAGCTGGGACCGTCTGGCCGGAACCGTCTCCGCCGAAGGGGGGCTTGGGGTTATCAGCGCCGTAGGAACCGGATATTACGGTGACAAGGCCTATGCCGACAAACTCGTTGCCGGGCGGCCGCTGGATGCGGAAAATTTCTATTCCAAAAAAGGGCTGGCGGCCATCGTCGAAAACGCCCGTAAAATCTGCGGCGACGCTCCGCTGGCGGCGAATATCCTCTACGCGATCAACGACTACGGCCGCGTTGTCCGCGACGCGTGCGAAGCGGGGATTGACATCATCATCACCGGTGCGGGGCTGCCGACCAACATGCCCGAATTCACCGCCGACTTCCCCGACGTGGCACTGGTTCCCATCGTCTCTTCCCCAAAGGCGCTCTCGATCATTTGCAAACGGTGGGAAAAACGCTACAACCGCCTCCCGGACGCCGTTGTTCTCGAAGGGCCAAAAAGCGGCGGACACCAGGGGTTTACGTACGAGCAGTGTTTTATGGATGAATACCAGCTCGAAAACCTTGTCGCTCCCGTCGTCGAAGAAGCGGCGGCATGGGGGAACATTCCCGTGATCGCGGCCGGAGGGATCTGGGACAAAAACGACATCGACGCGATGATGGCGCTGGGCGCTTCGGGGGTCCAGATGGGGACCCGCTTTATCGGCACGCACGAATGTGACGCCCACGAGAATTTCAAAAAAGTGCTCCTGAACGCCAAAGAAGAGGATATCACCCTCATGAAATCGCCGGTAGGGTATCCCGCACGGGGCGTGCGGACGAATCTGCGTGATCTGATCGATACCCGCACCGGGCCTTCGATCAAATGTATTTCCAACTGCGTCGCCCCCTGCAACCGCGGAGTCGAAGCCAAAGAGGTCGGTTTTTGTATCGCCGACCGCCTGAGCGACGCCTATTTCGGCGATTTGGAGCTTGGGCTCTATTTTTCGGGAACAAACGGTTACCGAATCGATGAGATTATCTCCGTCAAAGAGCTGATGGACAAACTCACGCACGGGGAATAA
- a CDS encoding N-acetylmuramoyl-L-alanine amidase produces the protein MLARLFLLAFFVLASYAAAADNRLESARKALDSGDEVEQFRGYNEYKTIYLRAMLDKNTATAREALEGIVRGGHKLGIDVSKYEADLSKLPAPVRPAAVKTVEPVQKLSDKSAETGIPSVIYDKTIKPAAIAGKFTTPEPVKLKVEPPVRPESVSVVMRHRLEDARWKDKGLELLFDSPVQQSQIRMSKIIEADKQRFRYIIDIDSATLSKTQTLEHKEINRIKIAQFDAKTLRLVIEHTKAIGIKPSAQGKSVYIDLNLEAPKITPPLATAPVTQPPVVEPPLMATLPPLVSVTPKDRSKKIIVIDPGHGGKDSGAVGNGFMEKNIVLDISMQFADKLRSMGYTVYMTRSNDTFIELKDRTKFANDKEADLFISVHANAIPKTSDPLLAQGIETYFLSPGRSERAMRVAALENSEDMNEMGQYGKLSFLSFLNTEKIIASNKLAIDLQKGMLTNLRKQFPNVRDNGVREGPFWVLVGAQMPAVLLEVGYISHPDESVRIADDKYQKWMVEGLVEGVARYFANNG, from the coding sequence GTGCTGGCCCGTCTTTTCTTACTGGCGTTTTTTGTTTTGGCTTCGTATGCCGCTGCGGCGGACAATCGCCTCGAGTCGGCCAGAAAAGCCCTCGATAGCGGCGATGAAGTCGAACAGTTCCGTGGATACAACGAATACAAAACGATCTATCTACGTGCCATGCTCGATAAAAATACGGCCACCGCGCGTGAAGCGCTCGAGGGGATCGTCCGTGGCGGGCACAAGCTCGGGATCGACGTCTCCAAATACGAAGCAGACCTCTCCAAACTCCCCGCTCCCGTCCGGCCTGCGGCGGTCAAAACGGTCGAACCGGTCCAAAAGCTTTCGGACAAATCGGCGGAGACCGGTATCCCTTCCGTCATTTACGACAAAACGATCAAGCCCGCGGCCATTGCCGGCAAATTTACCACTCCCGAACCGGTCAAGCTGAAAGTCGAACCTCCGGTACGTCCCGAGAGCGTTTCGGTCGTGATGCGTCACCGCCTCGAAGACGCGCGCTGGAAAGACAAAGGGCTCGAACTCCTTTTCGACAGCCCGGTACAGCAAAGCCAGATCCGGATGTCGAAAATCATCGAAGCCGACAAGCAGCGCTTCCGTTACATCATCGACATCGATTCGGCTACGCTCTCCAAAACGCAGACCCTCGAACACAAAGAGATCAACCGGATCAAGATCGCCCAGTTCGATGCCAAGACGCTGCGCCTCGTCATCGAACACACCAAGGCCATCGGAATCAAACCTTCCGCTCAGGGCAAATCGGTTTACATCGACCTGAACCTCGAAGCGCCCAAAATCACCCCTCCGCTCGCGACGGCCCCGGTAACACAGCCTCCCGTCGTCGAGCCGCCGTTGATGGCGACGCTTCCCCCCCTGGTGAGCGTAACTCCCAAGGACCGGAGCAAGAAGATCATCGTGATCGATCCGGGACACGGCGGCAAGGACAGCGGCGCCGTCGGAAACGGTTTTATGGAAAAAAACATCGTTCTGGATATTTCGATGCAGTTCGCCGATAAATTGCGTTCGATGGGGTATACCGTTTACATGACGCGCAGCAACGACACCTTTATCGAGCTAAAAGACCGTACGAAATTCGCCAACGACAAAGAGGCCGACCTGTTCATCTCGGTCCACGCCAACGCCATTCCCAAAACCTCCGATCCGCTGCTGGCGCAGGGGATCGAAACCTATTTCCTCTCTCCCGGACGGAGCGAGAGGGCGATGCGGGTCGCGGCGCTGGAGAACTCCGAGGATATGAACGAGATGGGACAGTACGGCAAACTCAGTTTTCTGAGCTTTTTGAACACCGAAAAGATCATCGCCTCGAACAAACTTGCAATCGACCTGCAAAAAGGGATGCTCACTAACCTGCGCAAGCAGTTTCCCAACGTGCGGGACAACGGCGTGCGTGAAGGGCCTTTTTGGGTCCTTGTCGGCGCGCAGATGCCGGCGGTGCTGCTCGAGGTGGGTTACATCAGCCATCCGGACGAATCGGTCCGCATCGCCGATGACAAATATCAAAAATGGATGGTGGAAGGGCTTGTCGAAGGGGTCGCCCGCTATTTCGCCAATAACGGGTAA
- the galU gene encoding UTP--glucose-1-phosphate uridylyltransferase GalU, translated as MIKKCLFPAAGYGTRFLPATKAMPKEMLPVLTKPLIQYGVEEAVEAGMHTMAIVTGRGKRALEDHFDVSYELEHQIAGTDKEHYLTEIRALIERCTFSYTRQNEMKGLGHAILTGETLIGNEPFAVVLADDLCDGNGEGGVLAQMAKLYARHRCSIVAIEEIDPSQTNRYGIIEGEEIEEGVYRITNMVEKPDPAVAPSNLAIIGRYILTPDIFGIIETTPPGKGGEIQITDALMTQAQQGTVLAYKFKGKRFDCGSVEGFVEATNYFYEKTK; from the coding sequence ATGATCAAAAAATGCCTTTTTCCCGCGGCAGGATACGGGACCCGTTTTTTGCCGGCCACCAAAGCGATGCCCAAAGAGATGCTTCCGGTGCTTACGAAACCCCTTATCCAATACGGAGTCGAAGAAGCGGTCGAAGCGGGGATGCATACGATGGCAATCGTCACGGGACGGGGAAAACGGGCGTTGGAAGATCATTTCGACGTCAGTTACGAACTCGAGCATCAGATCGCGGGAACCGACAAGGAACACTACCTTACCGAAATCCGCGCGCTGATCGAGCGGTGCACGTTCTCCTATACCCGCCAGAACGAAATGAAAGGGCTGGGGCATGCGATTCTGACCGGCGAGACGCTAATCGGGAACGAACCGTTCGCGGTCGTTTTGGCCGATGACCTGTGCGACGGTAACGGCGAGGGGGGCGTCCTCGCGCAGATGGCCAAACTCTATGCGCGTCATCGGTGTTCGATCGTCGCGATCGAAGAGATCGATCCGAGTCAGACCAACCGCTATGGGATCATCGAGGGAGAAGAGATCGAAGAGGGGGTCTACCGGATTACGAATATGGTCGAGAAACCCGATCCCGCCGTCGCTCCGAGCAATCTGGCGATTATCGGGCGTTACATCCTCACTCCCGATATTTTCGGCATCATCGAAACGACCCCTCCGGGCAAGGGGGGGGAGATACAGATCACCGACGCGCTGATGACCCAGGCGCAGCAAGGTACCGTACTGGCCTATAAATTCAAAGGGAAACGGTTTGACTGCGGAAGCGTCGAGGGGTTCGTCGAAGCGACGAACTATTTCTACGAAAAAACCAAATAA
- a CDS encoding EAL domain-containing protein: MGKLYLAKQKIFNAEGNVFAYELLFRDSAHGIAEFPGNMKATSQIIINTLTNLNIDQLLGKNGIAFVNVDEQMLSSGVVDVLDKKRFVLELLETIELNDKLIERIKAYHRKGYTIAIDDFDCSVGMIKKFAPLMKYVHIIKIDVIAAETPNIETVMAKLRSSGIQFLAEKIETKEEHDKCRQIRFDYFQGYHLHKPEVIEVDGYKEVTHLIILQLIRLIKDDAETNQIEMFIKQRADLSYKLIKFLNNQESFSTPVESITQVITLLGRDKLLRWLLVYLYAEISTNPASQTILQFALNRAERMEDDAHHRDKEKAYLAGMFSLLGAVFDTNIKELMNHVKMDSEITRLVVEKKGKFAHSLLKAEKEERDYLRKIVFDNFDRIDPVELIYALEYSGIHVDKARV; the protein is encoded by the coding sequence TTGGGTAAATTGTATCTGGCCAAACAAAAGATTTTCAATGCGGAAGGGAACGTATTCGCCTACGAACTGCTGTTCCGGGATTCCGCCCACGGGATTGCGGAATTTCCCGGCAACATGAAAGCGACGTCGCAGATCATCATCAATACCCTTACCAATCTCAATATCGACCAGCTGCTGGGGAAAAACGGCATTGCGTTCGTCAACGTCGACGAGCAGATGCTGAGCTCGGGCGTCGTGGACGTTCTGGATAAAAAACGGTTCGTACTCGAGCTGCTCGAGACCATTGAACTCAACGACAAACTGATCGAACGGATCAAAGCCTACCATCGCAAAGGGTATACCATCGCGATCGACGATTTCGACTGCAGCGTCGGGATGATCAAAAAATTCGCCCCTCTCATGAAATACGTCCATATCATCAAAATCGACGTCATCGCCGCCGAAACTCCCAACATCGAAACGGTGATGGCCAAACTCCGCAGCAGCGGAATCCAGTTCCTCGCCGAAAAGATCGAGACCAAAGAAGAACACGACAAATGCCGCCAGATCCGGTTTGATTATTTTCAGGGCTACCATCTGCACAAGCCCGAGGTGATCGAGGTTGACGGCTACAAAGAGGTGACCCATCTCATCATCTTGCAGCTGATCCGTCTCATCAAAGACGATGCCGAAACGAACCAGATCGAGATGTTCATCAAACAGCGTGCCGACCTCTCGTACAAACTGATCAAATTCCTCAACAATCAGGAGTCGTTCAGTACCCCCGTCGAATCGATCACGCAGGTTATTACCCTGCTGGGCCGCGATAAGCTCCTGCGCTGGCTGCTCGTGTATCTGTACGCCGAGATTTCGACCAATCCCGCCTCGCAGACCATTTTGCAGTTTGCCCTCAACCGTGCCGAACGGATGGAAGACGATGCCCATCACCGCGACAAGGAAAAAGCGTATCTGGCGGGGATGTTCTCGTTGCTGGGCGCCGTTTTTGACACCAACATCAAAGAGTTGATGAACCACGTCAAAATGGACAGCGAAATCACGCGCCTCGTCGTCGAGAAAAAAGGGAAATTCGCCCACAGCCTTCTGAAAGCCGAAAAAGAGGAGCGCGATTACCTGCGCAAAATCGTTTTCGACAACTTCGACCGCATCGACCCCGTCGAGCTCATCTACGCACTCGAATACAGCGGCATACACGTCGATAAAGCAAGGGTGTAA
- the pyrF gene encoding orotidine-5'-phosphate decarboxylase: protein MQLCVALDLSSMEENLALVEKIKAYPIWLKVGLRSYIRDGKPFIDAIKAINPEFKIFLDLKLYDIPNTMADAAESIMSLGVDMFNVHASAGRKAMREVMKRLEPYEKRPLVLAVTALTSFDENEFGHVYGEGIAAKADRFARDAHESGLDGVVCSAYESASIKSLTAENFVTLTPGIRPFGEDAGDQERVATIDVAHNEKVDFIVVGRPIYKAPNPAEVVERILERL from the coding sequence ATGCAGCTGTGCGTCGCCCTCGATCTCTCCAGCATGGAAGAAAACCTCGCCCTCGTCGAAAAGATCAAAGCCTATCCCATATGGCTCAAGGTGGGGCTGCGTTCCTACATCCGCGACGGAAAGCCCTTCATCGACGCGATCAAAGCGATCAACCCCGAGTTTAAAATCTTCCTCGACCTCAAACTCTACGATATCCCCAACACGATGGCCGATGCCGCCGAATCGATCATGTCGCTGGGCGTCGATATGTTCAATGTCCACGCCTCCGCGGGGCGCAAAGCGATGCGTGAGGTGATGAAACGGCTCGAGCCCTACGAAAAACGTCCTCTCGTTCTTGCCGTCACCGCACTCACCTCCTTCGACGAAAACGAGTTCGGACACGTCTACGGAGAAGGGATCGCGGCAAAAGCCGACCGGTTTGCCCGTGACGCCCATGAATCGGGGCTTGACGGTGTCGTGTGCAGCGCCTATGAGAGCGCCTCGATCAAGTCGCTCACTGCCGAGAACTTCGTCACCCTCACCCCGGGTATCCGCCCTTTCGGCGAAGATGCCGGAGACCAGGAACGGGTGGCGACGATCGACGTCGCGCACAACGAAAAAGTCGATTTCATCGTCGTCGGGCGCCCCATCTACAAAGCCCCAAACCCCGCCGAAGTCGTCGAAAGGATTCTCGAGCGCCTCTAA
- a CDS encoding YceI family protein, whose product MNKSLFVTVLAGLMIGSSALSAAVYKVDVSHSNVGFKVKHMMISTVTGKFGNFSGTYELDKGHFKSLSGHIKAASIDTGIAKRDDHLRSADFFDVAKFGDISFVMTGATKEKMTGNLTIRGVTKKVTLDIDMGGVVTDPWGNQRSGFVLTGQINRKDFGLNWNKAIEAGGVVVGDEVKLIVEVEGIEE is encoded by the coding sequence ATGAACAAAAGTCTCTTCGTAACGGTTTTGGCAGGTTTGATGATCGGCTCGTCCGCTCTCTCAGCGGCGGTATACAAAGTGGATGTCTCCCATTCCAACGTCGGCTTCAAGGTCAAGCACATGATGATCAGTACGGTGACCGGGAAATTCGGCAACTTCAGCGGAACGTACGAACTGGACAAAGGACATTTCAAATCGCTGAGCGGGCACATCAAGGCCGCTTCGATCGATACGGGGATCGCAAAACGCGACGATCACCTCCGCAGTGCCGATTTTTTCGATGTGGCGAAGTTCGGCGATATTTCGTTCGTGATGACCGGTGCGACCAAAGAGAAAATGACGGGTAATCTTACCATCCGCGGCGTCACCAAAAAAGTGACACTGGATATCGACATGGGAGGTGTGGTGACCGATCCGTGGGGGAACCAGCGCTCGGGCTTCGTTCTCACCGGCCAGATCAACCGAAAAGATTTCGGGCTTAACTGGAACAAGGCGATCGAAGCGGGCGGCGTCGTCGTAGGAGACGAAGTGAAGCTGATCGTGGAGGTCGAAGGGATCGAAGAGTAA